From the Mycoplasmatota bacterium genome, one window contains:
- the ruvB gene encoding Holliday junction branch migration DNA helicase RuvB, translated as MEDERIISATKMSEDELELTLRPQNLSQYVGQTKVKENLHVFIEAAKMRNEALDHCLLYGPPGLGKTTLANIIAHEMNVSIKHTSGPTIERGGDLAAILTTLKPGDVLFIDEIHRLPRNIEEILYPAMEDYVLDIVVGKDSTARSIRLDLPPFTLVGATTRAGDLSSPLRDRFGVISHLEYYSVTDLQKIVLRTALIFNFPIDDDAAIELAKRSRGTPRVANRLFRRVRDFAQVLGNGKITMEICQDSLNKMNVDGAGLDYTDHKYLLGIIERFNGGPVGVEALGASIGEEVQTLEDVYEPFLLQEGFIKRTARGRIATEKAYRHLNIEYTQ; from the coding sequence ATGGAAGATGAACGCATTATTTCAGCAACAAAAATGAGTGAAGATGAACTTGAGTTAACTTTAAGACCTCAGAACTTAAGCCAGTATGTTGGACAAACTAAAGTAAAAGAGAACTTACATGTCTTTATTGAGGCAGCAAAAATGCGAAATGAAGCTTTAGACCATTGCTTATTATATGGGCCTCCTGGATTAGGGAAAACAACATTAGCTAATATTATCGCTCATGAAATGAATGTCAGTATTAAACATACATCTGGTCCAACCATTGAACGTGGTGGAGATTTAGCTGCCATCCTTACTACATTAAAGCCAGGTGATGTATTATTTATTGATGAGATTCACCGGTTACCAAGAAATATTGAAGAGATATTATATCCTGCGATGGAGGATTATGTATTAGATATTGTTGTTGGGAAGGATTCAACCGCTCGTTCGATTCGATTAGATTTACCTCCCTTTACATTAGTGGGAGCAACCACTCGTGCAGGAGATTTATCGAGTCCACTACGAGATCGTTTTGGGGTCATATCTCATTTAGAATATTATTCAGTGACTGATTTACAAAAAATTGTTTTAAGAACAGCGCTTATATTCAATTTTCCAATTGATGATGATGCAGCGATTGAACTTGCTAAACGTTCAAGGGGAACACCAAGGGTAGCCAATCGTTTATTTCGTCGTGTACGTGATTTTGCACAAGTATTGGGAAATGGGAAAATTACTATGGAAATATGTCAAGATTCATTAAATAAGATGAATGTTGATGGAGCCGGACTTGATTATACTGATCATAAATATTTATTAGGCATTATAGAACGGTTTAATGGTGGACCGGTTGGGGTTGAAGCACTTGGGGCTTCAATTGGCGAAGAAGTCCAAACGTTAGAAGATGTTTATGAACCATTTTTACTACAAGAAGGTTTTATTAAACGAACCGCAAGAGGACGTATCGCAACTGAAAAAGCATATCGTCATTTAAATATTGAGTATACACAATAG
- the queA gene encoding tRNA preQ1(34) S-adenosylmethionine ribosyltransferase-isomerase QueA: MRVEDFDFHLPKELIAQTPLKNRDTSRLLILDKETGEVTHRHFYEILDYLNEGDTLVLNNTKVMPARLFGVKEDTLAHIEVLLLTQKENNTWETLCKPAKRVKIGTVIVFGDGMLKAKCIEILDEGRRIFEFSYQGIFYEVLDKLGEMPLPPYITEQLQDKDRYQTVYSEVIGSAAAPTAGLHFTKALLDKIEKKGINITYLTLHVGLGTFRPVKVDDVKNHTMHSEYYQLSQESADLLNQTKKNKKQIITVGTTSTRTLETIASKFNGAFKEDSGYTDIFIYPGYEFKAIDGLITNFHLPKSTLIMLVSAFASKEKVMKAYQEAISQQYRFFSFGDAMFIK; encoded by the coding sequence ATGCGTGTAGAAGACTTTGATTTTCATTTACCAAAAGAATTAATCGCGCAAACACCGCTTAAAAACCGGGATACGTCGCGTTTATTAATATTAGATAAAGAAACAGGTGAAGTGACGCATCGTCATTTTTATGAGATTTTAGATTATCTAAATGAAGGAGATACACTTGTTTTAAATAATACCAAAGTAATGCCAGCTAGACTATTTGGCGTTAAAGAAGATACATTGGCACATATAGAAGTATTACTTTTAACACAAAAAGAAAATAATACATGGGAAACCTTATGTAAACCAGCAAAACGTGTTAAAATAGGAACAGTGATTGTTTTTGGTGATGGAATGCTTAAAGCGAAATGTATTGAAATATTAGATGAAGGAAGAAGAATTTTTGAATTTAGTTATCAAGGCATATTTTATGAAGTGCTTGATAAATTAGGTGAGATGCCACTTCCTCCTTATATTACAGAACAATTACAAGACAAAGACAGATATCAAACGGTGTATTCAGAAGTAATTGGATCTGCCGCAGCACCAACGGCTGGGCTTCATTTCACCAAAGCATTATTAGATAAAATTGAAAAAAAGGGTATTAATATTACCTATCTAACCTTGCATGTTGGTTTAGGAACTTTTAGACCTGTAAAGGTGGATGATGTCAAGAATCATACGATGCATAGTGAATATTATCAATTAAGTCAAGAAAGTGCTGATTTACTAAATCAAACGAAAAAAAATAAAAAACAGATTATTACAGTTGGAACAACATCAACAAGAACCTTAGAAACAATCGCTAGTAAATTTAATGGAGCGTTTAAAGAAGATAGTGGATATACCGATATTTTTATTTATCCAGGATATGAATTTAAAGCGATTGATGGATTAATAACTAATTTTCATTTACCAAAATCTACTTTGATCATGTTAGTTTCAGCTTTTGCATCAAAAGAAAAAGTTATGAAAGCTTATCAAGAAGCAATTTCACAACAATATCGCTTTTTTAGTTTTGGAGATGCAATGTTTATTAAATAA
- a CDS encoding DUF3137 domain-containing protein has protein sequence MIDEKILKKLNLLRKKVLAQYIIYYISIPIITSFLFLFSTYISHTFPFLTIIILYLLIINLVFYSYVKPKFINKYHIEYKKEILAKVSTYLHETILSLSIGISEEELLKTNILPFITQYYSSHLIRGSIDHIPFKSSNVEFFYYHHKDQTLSFKGQWYVFKFNKPFKGITHIYEKNESIYQINKPINLNLYQTEDINFNRRFHVYSNNIEQTNQLLRFHLRERINLLERKYHGKLMFIFNQDYLHIGINNNTSRFTPSLFHKINEIDFMNQIEDFLLIKNIIKYIKTLDKLSNTYLTYIQKAIVS, from the coding sequence ATGATAGATGAAAAAATACTTAAAAAGTTGAATTTACTACGTAAAAAAGTCTTGGCACAGTACATTATATATTATATAAGTATCCCCATAATAACTTCTTTCCTCTTCTTATTTTCTACTTATATATCACACACATTCCCCTTTTTAACGATAATAATACTTTACTTATTAATAATAAATCTTGTATTTTACTCTTATGTTAAACCAAAATTTATTAATAAATATCATATTGAATACAAAAAGGAAATTCTCGCTAAAGTTAGCACCTATCTACATGAAACCATACTTTCTTTATCAATTGGTATATCAGAAGAAGAACTTTTAAAAACAAATATCCTACCTTTTATCACTCAGTATTATTCATCACATTTAATTAGAGGAAGTATTGACCATATTCCTTTTAAGAGTAGTAATGTAGAATTTTTTTATTATCACCATAAAGACCAAACTTTATCTTTTAAAGGTCAATGGTACGTATTTAAGTTTAATAAACCTTTTAAAGGGATCACTCATATATACGAGAAAAATGAATCCATTTACCAAATTAATAAACCAATCAATCTAAATTTATATCAAACCGAAGATATAAATTTTAATCGCAGATTCCATGTCTATTCAAATAACATAGAACAAACCAATCAATTACTTCGTTTTCATTTAAGAGAAAGAATAAATCTATTAGAACGAAAATACCATGGGAAACTTATGTTTATCTTTAACCAAGATTATCTTCATATTGGAATAAACAATAACACCTCTCGTTTCACTCCTTCTTTATTTCATAAAATAAATGAAATTGATTTTATGAATCAAATTGAAGATTTCTTATTAATTAAAAATATCATCAAATATATTAAAACATTAGATAAACTATCTAATACTTATTTAACTTATATTCAAAAAGCAATTGTCTCTTAA
- the yajC gene encoding preprotein translocase subunit YajC yields the protein MTQEQISTILGLVVPILLFLVVIYFFIMKPEKKRRQQVFEMQSQLEKNNKIVTIGGIHGIVEDIKEDVVTIILVSGAKMKIEKAAIKRIISE from the coding sequence ATGACACAAGAACAAATTTCAACTATATTAGGATTAGTTGTCCCTATTTTATTATTTTTAGTAGTTATTTATTTCTTTATTATGAAACCAGAAAAGAAAAGACGTCAGCAAGTCTTTGAAATGCAGTCGCAGTTAGAAAAAAATAATAAAATCGTTACAATTGGTGGTATCCATGGTATCGTCGAAGATATAAAAGAAGATGTCGTAACGATAATTCTTGTAAGCGGAGCTAAAATGAAAATTGAAAAAGCTGCGATTAAAAGAATTATTAGCGAATAA
- the tgt gene encoding tRNA guanosine(34) transglycosylase Tgt: MSAIKYELLHVCKQSGARLGRLHTPHGVIETPIFMPVGTQATVKTLSPEELKEMNAQIILGNTYHLWLQPGDEIIKEAGGLHQFMQWDRPILTDSGGFQVFSLSKLRKITEEGVHFRHHKSGEKLFLSPEEAIKIQNNLGSDIMMSFDECVELPAEYDYVKNSVLRTLRWAERGLKAHKNTDKQALFGIVQGGDFEDLRRLSATELVKLDFPGYSIGGLSVGESKETMYKVIEYTVPYLPTNKPRYLMGVGSPDALIEGSIRGVDMFDCVLPTRIARHGTAMTSHGRVVIKNKQYERDFTPLDHECDCYTCKNYTRAYLRHLIKAGETFGQRLISYHNVHFLLKLMENVRHAIKEDRLLDYKEEFFEKYGLNDPNNKRQF; encoded by the coding sequence ATGTCTGCGATAAAATATGAATTATTACATGTATGTAAGCAATCTGGGGCTAGATTAGGGAGACTTCATACACCCCATGGTGTAATTGAAACACCAATATTTATGCCGGTAGGAACACAAGCAACCGTAAAAACATTATCTCCCGAAGAATTAAAAGAAATGAATGCACAAATTATTCTAGGAAACACCTATCATCTGTGGTTACAACCTGGTGATGAAATAATAAAAGAAGCTGGTGGTTTGCATCAATTCATGCAGTGGGACCGCCCAATTCTAACTGATTCTGGTGGTTTTCAAGTCTTTAGTTTAAGTAAATTGCGAAAAATCACAGAAGAAGGAGTCCATTTTCGTCATCATAAATCAGGAGAAAAATTATTTTTATCACCTGAGGAAGCAATTAAAATCCAAAATAATTTAGGAAGTGACATCATGATGAGTTTTGATGAATGTGTGGAACTTCCTGCTGAATATGATTATGTTAAAAACTCCGTTTTACGAACCCTTCGTTGGGCTGAAAGAGGACTTAAAGCCCATAAAAATACTGATAAACAAGCATTGTTTGGTATTGTTCAAGGGGGAGATTTCGAGGATTTACGTCGCTTATCAGCAACGGAACTAGTGAAACTTGATTTCCCAGGTTATTCAATTGGCGGGTTATCTGTTGGTGAAAGTAAGGAAACGATGTATAAAGTGATTGAATATACGGTACCCTATTTACCAACCAATAAACCTCGCTACTTAATGGGTGTTGGTTCACCTGATGCATTAATTGAAGGAAGCATTAGAGGGGTTGACATGTTTGACTGTGTTCTACCAACAAGAATCGCAAGGCACGGAACCGCTATGACTAGTCATGGACGAGTCGTGATTAAAAATAAACAATATGAAAGAGATTTTACTCCATTAGACCATGAATGTGACTGTTACACATGCAAAAATTATACGAGAGCTTATTTAAGACATTTAATTAAAGCAGGTGAAACATTTGGTCAAAGGCTTATTTCTTATCATAATGTCCATTTCTTATTAAAATTAATGGAAAATGTACGTCATGCGATAAAAGAAGATCGATTACTTGATTATAAAGAAGAATTTTTTGAAAAGTATGGTCTTAATGATCCAAATAATAAAAGACAATTTTAA
- a CDS encoding formate/nitrite transporter family protein, with amino-acid sequence MLSAKEIAFETCVVGETKIKKKFAAVLVSAMLAGMYIAFGFYAYVVVNSGFSSTAYPILGRLLGSMVFPVGIVLVIIAGSELFTGNCLLALGYLDKRYRFSLILKNLGIVWVGNFLGALFFVFVLYFSRIAESSSITNTINSIAQAKVDLGFIEAMMRGILCNIAVSLAVYMSFSAKSVPGKVIVAVLPVFTFVLSGFEHSVANMFILPLSALLGSDITIPQMFQNLIPVTIGNIIGGGIIIPFSYYIIFVKTKK; translated from the coding sequence ATGTTATCAGCTAAAGAAATTGCTTTCGAAACATGTGTCGTTGGCGAAACAAAAATTAAAAAGAAATTTGCTGCTGTATTGGTTTCAGCAATGCTCGCTGGAATGTATATCGCATTTGGATTTTATGCTTATGTTGTTGTAAATAGCGGATTTTCTTCAACCGCTTACCCCATCCTAGGAAGATTATTAGGTTCTATGGTCTTTCCTGTAGGAATTGTTTTAGTTATTATTGCTGGAAGTGAATTATTTACAGGGAATTGTTTATTAGCCTTAGGTTATTTGGACAAACGATATCGTTTTTCACTTATTTTAAAAAATTTAGGGATCGTTTGGGTAGGAAATTTCCTTGGTGCTTTATTCTTTGTTTTTGTTTTATATTTCAGTCGTATAGCTGAAAGTAGTAGTATCACGAATACTATCAATTCAATTGCTCAGGCTAAAGTTGATTTAGGTTTTATTGAAGCAATGATGCGAGGAATTTTATGTAATATCGCTGTATCACTAGCAGTTTATATGTCATTCTCAGCAAAAAGTGTACCTGGGAAAGTAATCGTTGCAGTTTTACCGGTATTCACATTTGTGCTAAGTGGATTTGAACATAGTGTAGCTAATATGTTTATATTACCGCTTTCTGCATTACTTGGAAGTGATATTACAATACCACAAATGTTTCAAAATTTAATTCCAGTCACAATAGGTAATATTATCGGTGGTGGGATTATTATTCCTTTTAGTTATTACATTATTTTTGTTAAAACAAAAAAATAA
- the ruvA gene encoding Holliday junction branch migration protein RuvA: MYAYIFGKIKKICTDYVILENNNIGYKIITPNPYLFVLNEMRLVYTYLYIREDAQDLYGFKTIEEKEFFEKLISVTGIGPKSACAILAPGDYSDVVSAIERGDVSYLTKFPKVGPKTAQQIILDLKGKLGQINTLVINKELEDAYEALLALGYKAKEIEKVFKQITETQLTTQEYITKALQLMLK, translated from the coding sequence ATGTATGCTTATATATTTGGGAAAATAAAAAAAATATGTACTGATTATGTTATTTTAGAAAATAATAATATTGGATATAAAATTATAACCCCAAATCCATATTTATTTGTTTTAAATGAAATGCGTCTAGTTTATACGTATTTATACATTCGAGAAGATGCACAAGATTTATATGGATTTAAGACAATTGAAGAAAAAGAATTTTTCGAAAAATTAATCAGTGTGACAGGCATTGGCCCTAAATCAGCCTGTGCAATATTAGCGCCAGGTGATTATAGTGATGTAGTAAGTGCTATAGAAAGAGGAGATGTATCGTATTTAACGAAATTTCCTAAAGTAGGTCCTAAGACAGCGCAACAAATTATTCTTGATTTAAAAGGTAAGTTAGGACAAATTAACACACTTGTGATTAATAAAGAATTGGAAGATGCTTATGAAGCATTATTAGCCTTGGGGTATAAAGCAAAAGAAATTGAAAAAGTATTTAAACAAATTACTGAAACACAATTAACAACTCAAGAATATATTACGAAAGCTTTACAGTTAATGTTGAAGTAG
- the istB gene encoding IS21-like element helper ATPase IstB, translating into MLNNYNKLLNNLETLNLNLFRANIDSYLNLIAKGEKNIVDSLYELTEYEMNFKRERAITSCVKVANFPFLKTLDDFDFGFQPSINKDEILNFKYLKFIENNENILLIGSPGVGKTHLATSIGIEAAKSRKSTYFISCNDIILQLKRAHLENRLETRLKFFTKYRVLVIDEVGFLPLDTESSNLLFQLIARRYEKKSTIITTNKPLSKWGEIFGDSVLANAILDRLLHHSHVINIVGRSYRTKDKIESIEPNKK; encoded by the coding sequence ATGTTAAATAATTATAATAAATTATTAAATAACTTAGAAACCCTAAATTTAAACCTTTTTAGAGCCAATATCGACTCTTATTTGAATCTTATCGCAAAAGGCGAAAAGAATATAGTAGATTCGTTATATGAACTTACAGAGTATGAAATGAATTTTAAACGAGAACGTGCAATAACGTCATGTGTTAAAGTCGCTAATTTCCCCTTTCTTAAAACATTAGATGATTTTGATTTTGGGTTTCAACCATCTATAAATAAAGACGAAATATTAAATTTCAAATATTTAAAATTCATTGAGAATAATGAAAATATTCTTCTAATCGGATCTCCAGGGGTTGGTAAAACTCATTTAGCTACGTCAATAGGAATTGAAGCAGCTAAATCAAGAAAAAGTACTTATTTTATAAGTTGTAACGATATAATTTTACAACTTAAACGAGCACATTTAGAAAACAGATTAGAAACAAGATTAAAATTTTTCACCAAATACAGGGTATTAGTAATTGATGAAGTTGGATTTTTACCTCTTGATACAGAATCATCTAATTTATTATTTCAATTAATCGCTAGACGGTATGAAAAAAAGTCTACAATTATAACAACAAACAAACCACTCTCTAAATGGGGAGAAATATTTGGAGATAGTGTATTAGCTAACGCCATTCTAGATCGATTACTTCACCATTCTCATGTGATAAATATTGTCGGTAGATCATACAGAACTAAAGATAAAATAGAAAGTATTGAACCTAATAAAAAATGA
- a CDS encoding transposase: protein MTEINVLGMLDILRTYDMKPNYSELARIYGLDRHTIKKYYEDGGKKLITRKRESGFDQYKEEISHLMNKSGVTKKAVHEYLRDKYENIPAYSTFRHYTQNNHITIPKSTTPHVRYETRPGDQLQVDWKESMKLISKYGEVFEFNVLTSTLGFSRYHKFVYSKTKTTEDFIRCVIDTLNHLGVSLNIF from the coding sequence GTGACTGAAATAAATGTACTAGGAATGTTAGATATATTGAGAACGTATGATATGAAACCAAATTATAGTGAATTAGCAAGAATCTATGGATTAGACCGACATACTATTAAAAAATATTATGAAGATGGAGGAAAGAAATTGATTACAAGAAAACGCGAAAGTGGATTTGATCAATATAAAGAAGAAATATCACATTTGATGAATAAATCTGGCGTAACAAAGAAAGCAGTTCATGAATATTTAAGAGATAAATATGAAAATATACCGGCATATTCAACCTTTAGACACTATACTCAAAATAATCATATTACCATACCTAAAAGCACCACTCCACATGTTAGATATGAAACCAGGCCAGGAGACCAACTACAAGTAGATTGGAAAGAAAGTATGAAACTAATAAGTAAGTACGGAGAAGTATTTGAGTTTAATGTATTAACTTCTACTCTAGGATTCTCAAGGTATCATAAATTCGTTTATTCAAAAACAAAAACGACAGAAGACTTCATCCGTTGTGTAATCGATACATTAAATCATCTAGGGGTATCCCTAAACATATTTTAA